The DNA window CTTGACCAGAACTATCTGGACAAGCCATTCGATCCAAATAACGACTACTCTATCCCACACGTTGTTGCGATTACTGGTCTGGCTGTGAACACAGACATGTACGATCCAAACGACTTCCAAAGCTGGGCTGACCTGTGGAAACCTGAGCTTGAAGGTCAGGTTATGCTAATGGACGACACACGTGAAGTGTTCCACATTGCATTGCGTAAACTTGGTTACTCTGGTAACTCAACGGATCCAAAACAAATTGACGAAGCGTATGCAGAGCTACAAAAGCTAATGCCTAACGTGTTGGTATTTAACTCTGACAACCCGGGCGCTCCATACATGTCTGGTGAAGTTGGTGTAGGTATGCTTTGGAACGGTAGTGCTGCAGCTGCACAAAACGAAGGTCTTAACCTTAAGCTGGTATTTCCTAAAGAAGGTGGTATCGGTTGGGTAGATAACTTCGCTATCTCTTCTGGCGCGAAAAACGTAGACGCGGCGCATAAGATGATTGATTTCTTGCTACGCCCAGAAATTGCAGAGCAAATCTCTCGTGATACTGGTTACCTGACAGCGGTGAAAGCATCTAACGACAAGTTCAAAGACGTAGAGCCACTGTTCCCGTCTCAAGAAGATCTTGACCGCGTTGAATGGCAAGACGCAGTTGGTGACCTAACAGTGAAGTACGAAGGTTACTTCCTTAAGCTTAAAGCAGGTCAGTAATCCAATTTGTCTAAGACAATTACCCTAAGTTAAAATAGGCAGCAATCGCTGCCTATTTTTATAATTGACTGATATAATTATACCTTGCTACGTTTATTTGGCCCGGCTCGTAACATTTCGATGTAATGAGTATCATCTAACTAAATAGACAGAATTGTACTTAATGCAATTTGGCTCACCTCAATAATTACCACTAGTATTGATTTGTCCAATCGCTAAACAAAACGGAAATCTAATGAAAAGTAAATTCTACGCAAGCGCTCTATGTGCAGCGACTCTGTTCGCTACTCCAGCAATAGCGGCTGATCAAGAACTGTATTTCTACAATTGGTCTGAATACATTCCAAACGAAGTTCTTGAAGACTTTACAAAAGAAACTGGAATCAAAGTTATTTACTCAACGTACGAGTCTAATGAAAGCATGTACGCAAAATTAAAAACGCAGGGTTCTGGTTACGACCTGGTAGTACCGTCTACCTACTTCGTATCTAAAATGCGTAAAGAAAACATGCTTCAGCAGATCGACAAAGAGAAGTTGCCCCATTTTGCAGATATCGATCCTAACTTCTTAAATAAACCATTTGATCCGAGCAACAACTACTCTATCCCATACATCTGGGGGGCGACGGGTATTGGTATTAATTCTGATATGCTGGACAAATCGTCTGTCACTAAATGGGACGATTTCTGGGATAGTAAATGGGAAGGTCAGCTAATGCTTATGGATGACTCTCGTGAAGTATTC is part of the Vibrio sp. B1FLJ16 genome and encodes:
- a CDS encoding extracellular solute-binding protein, with product MKKWATLLAGSACALSLFSGSAAADDNELVFMNWGPYINSNILEQFTKETGIKVIYSTYESNETLYAKLKTHNQGYDLVVPSTYFVAKMRDEGMLQKIDKSKLKNFDNLDQNYLDKPFDPNNDYSIPHVVAITGLAVNTDMYDPNDFQSWADLWKPELEGQVMLMDDTREVFHIALRKLGYSGNSTDPKQIDEAYAELQKLMPNVLVFNSDNPGAPYMSGEVGVGMLWNGSAAAAQNEGLNLKLVFPKEGGIGWVDNFAISSGAKNVDAAHKMIDFLLRPEIAEQISRDTGYLTAVKASNDKFKDVEPLFPSQEDLDRVEWQDAVGDLTVKYEGYFLKLKAGQ